The DNA region AAATGACGGGCCAGCTTGGTCTGCTCGGTCGAATATTACGTTAATATTACGTTAGAAGTTAGAACGAAATTTTTTTCAATATACATAGAAAGATAAAGATAGCAGATttcgaattaaaaaaaaaaaaaaacattaatggCTACTACTTTGTAATTGTTATAATATATACACACatcatttttaatatattactTTCTTTGAAATGATACTCCCTGGTCCGTCCGATCATGAGAAAATATGGATGAATAATCTACGTTACAATACCAACAAACACACACATCATATTAACACAATATTAATGCTTCCTAGTTAGAAAGTCCCCTGGAACCGATCAGCTTGGTCAAACCGAATGTTATGGCCATGGCAAACCACCCTCCAACCAAGACCCTAGCCGCCGAGCGCACTACAGGAGCCCTCCCCAGCACGGCCCCCAAGCACCCAAAAACCGCCAGGGCGACGCTGACAGCCGCCACCACTACCCCAATCCTCACCCGATACCCCTTTATAAAAGAAGCAGCAAGTAACGGGACCATCGCCCCCACGGAAAACGCCAGAGCTGATGCTGCAGCAGCCTGAATTGGATTTGGCAGACTTTCATTGTTTTCTCGATCGACTTCTTGCGCAACACCAACCTCAGCCCTTTTCCTGTCTCGCTTCATTTGAGCCAGTTCTATATCAAGCTGTGAGTAAACGGATACAAATTCTCCAATCGCCATGGAACATGCACCGGCTACCAGGCCTGCAAAACCTGTCAGAATCATGGCTTTGATGTCTTGTTTGACAGCTCCGACACCCATCATTAACGATGCCGTGGAGACGAGGCCATCATTGGCGCCTAAAACAGCAGCACGCAGCCACTGGGACCGCTTCGAGTAGTTGAATTCTTGGTTTTCTTCGAGGTTTAGTGTCATTTGCCGAGAATGTTCAACCGGAAGAGGGAATCTGGTATCAGGGTTTTGTGTTTGGTTTGCAGCCATTGAAGAATGTGAGATACTGGAAGGGATTAACCTTTTAGATTGGAATTTCATCAATTTTAATTTGATGTTAAGAAGATGAGTGTGGTGGACACACGCCTTCTGctatggtatttatagaagggAAAAGTAAACCAGCAATAGTGGAGAAATAAGTGGAGCTAGGGTGAATTTTTGTAATAGTGTTATTTTCTATTTGATACATTGGATCTTAACATGAGAATACTAGATCTCATAAATCTAATAACTTtataacttttttaaaaaatatataataggtgTGGCCGACGGATCCAGAAATTAAAGTTGAGGTATGCTTGAACTTAATATAATAAGTTATATATCAAATATAAGATATTAATATGAAAATAGTTAGCAAAATGAccttggtattttttttaaaaaaaacatattgttCCTAGCGTTTTCGAAACAGTAgagttaattttcaaaaaaggaAGTTTAATCaatatcatttttcaaaatttatatattatttaaattaatatgtaaCCCGTATAATATAAAACAAGTTTCACttatattcaaaatttaaattttaaaactattttttaatatattttaaatgtactttaaaaattaaattctattaaataaaagaattgataaaataaatttatcacttTTATGAGTTATTTGCATCAAACGCCTTTGAAATATCGAAAATCTACATTTATTAACTGTGAAAGTTAAATATGTATTCTAGATATTAACTTTTATAAGTTATTTGCACCGTgctatcttttaaaaaaattcgactGTGCTTaaatctctatatatatttacccaaaaaaaattagaattggCTCGAATCTCTATAAtccttgtaaaaaaaatttccgTCCCTCCGTGTGGGGTCAATATTAATTCAGTTAATTTAGTGAAAGATACATAAGACTACAGAAAATATATTGTAATAAAGTTTCTGATTTAATTTACGTATACGTATAGCTAACTATTTACGTTAAACGTTATCCTCATGTTTAAACATACAATGATCAGAGATACTTTGTCAAAATAAATTCAGTAAGAAAATATGACAGTGGAGAAGATAATCGGATTTACAGATAGTGATAactcattattttaaatgctaAACATTTCTTCTACATGTAATTCTCTTTTTTATTCACTCTTCTTTTTCCCGACGTCCCATTTTATTTTGGACTATTGGTTTATGGGTTGTTGGTAATTTGAGATATATATtaactaattttttttgaaaaacaatGAAGAAAAAAGTGTCGTGATCCCCTATTTCGAGGGGGTTTCACGTTGTTTGTGCTTATCGATCTGTTTGATGATACAATCTTGCAAAGGAGCCATTGAGACAAATATGGAGACATATTGTAAATCAAAATACATCAGCTTTATATCTTTTAAGAAACTATTTCCGGCACGTATCGAATTTAATCCTTTGATAGTCCACTGATGAAACATTGCATGTGTATCTTACAATAATCTTTtactatatatgtatatgaagtTTCGTTATTGGAAATAAACAGAAGTAATTGCTAGTGGAGTCACTTTTCaattgaaaatgaatatgaCATTATTTTGTTTCAATTCATATATAGTAATAGTAAGGTTTTCGAATTTACAAAATGCTATTCAAAATAGTAAAGTCGTTTCTTTTATTAAGATTTTTGAATGTATGACTGATGCGTAATAAGGGTCATGCATGCACGAGGAAGAAAATATTGAAGTAAGACAAAAgattcggaaaaaaaaaaaagaaacagtATGAAATTAGGAAATGAAAATTAAAACATGAAGTTTATATATTGTTTATTACAGAACAAGATTTCCAGTTAGCAGACAATATAGGGATCACATGCATTCTAACGTAAGAATTCAATTCGTAAACGATATGTAAACCGTATACCAGACTCGACTGATTCATGAGAAAAGCACGTACAAAAGCGGATGCCCAACATCACTTTTAGGTTCCTTTTCAATTCTGTTACTTTTTCttgttattaaaaaaatatatttatttttttccggAGAGATATGTATATCGATCGAgcttaatatttatatttataaaaaattgatGAGTGGTCTTTTAACttagaaataaatttattttattcataattttgcctGTGCACTTCGCTTCGTTTGAAACCCTGAACTACAAATATCCATTTataggtaaaaaaaaaatttaattttaatcaagaaatataataatatcagtCCACCCAGGGGACAGGGACCAGCCGACCAGGGTACCTTTTTTCCTCTTGGATATAAAATATACTATATGGGAAATAAGCTGTTATAATTACGTGGGgcattatctttaattatacgTATCGTATGAATAACTTTTCAAATTACCTTTCATGCTCTCTTTACCTTTTTTCgttctttttttaaattatttagaaattataattataattataattgtaataCTTTAATACAGATTCAAATATCCAAACACTCTTATTAATAAATTCATGTATTAAATTAGGCTTATTTATATTTGCAGGTGAAAAGTCGACATTCTGTTTCaaaaaattgcaaaatattTCAGAATCCACCCAATTTTAATTTGCTTGAATTGTTGCATAATTGAATTCAGTGGACAGCCAGAAAACTCTCCTCTAGTTCAACGTACGAAATGTTTATATAACGAATGGTTTCATTGATTTTATGTGCATATGTAaaatcgtttttttttttaatatcgtGGTCTAATATTCGTTCTTGAAATAtgtatatcatgcatatatatgtatagcTTGATGCAGCTAATGTTTACTTTATGTTGGTATTGTTGGATATAATAATTGCTCTTATAACGAGAACAATCGAACTATAACGTTTGAACTATTGTATGGTTTCAAATATTTGAGTTGTTCTGCTactactgatcatgatttttagtATAGCAACAAACGTTCGATAGTATACTAAACATTAATAGGTTCATGTCTATTCGatgcaaataataaaattatatgacATTGTTTTATCTGACATTTGACTCAAAACCTTCCTCGATTGAGATTACAAATTAGTACATTCTTCCcatcttttaatttaataataatcatattataaATTATCTGTCATCATGTATGTTATTCATTAATTATGATAGAATCTTCTTAGCTTCGTAACCTAATTTAATTGGTGGAATTTCACATTGAGTGGAATCAAAAAAGATATTGGATTGATGAAGAGGAAAGCACTGAATTTATTAGGAGAAAAAGGATAGAGACACGCAAAAATTGGGAATGATCGTGAGATAATATTTGTAAATGGGAAGGAGTGTGCAATCCACACAATTGCCACCAACTTTTAAGATTATATAATCACATTACTTATATAAAGATGTGCATAATTTCATTTCTCTGTTCTCTTTTCACTTTtcgatattttaaattttttggatTGGAAAATTGGGGGGATATACCCTCCCACTTATAGGAATGGGAAAAAtatcgaaaatttcggtacATCGTATATATCATATCGACACATATCGAACAAATCGAAATTAATAATATACTGAAATTTTTGGTACGATATCATAATGTACGGTATACAcggtattttaaatattttcggacgaaatattgaaaatttaacTTATAAATTAGAATATTTTAAGATTTCAATCTATTTTGTTGTGTTGGCTTCAGATATTTTGGTATAccgatatttatataattatcgaTATTGACTGAAAT from Primulina tabacum isolate GXHZ01 chromosome 14, ASM2559414v2, whole genome shotgun sequence includes:
- the LOC142524514 gene encoding vacuolar iron transporter homolog 1-like, with amino-acid sequence MKFQSKRLIPSSISHSSMAANQTQNPDTRFPLPVEHSRQMTLNLEENQEFNYSKRSQWLRAAVLGANDGLVSTASLMMGVGAVKQDIKAMILTGFAGLVAGACSMAIGEFVSVYSQLDIELAQMKRDRKRAEVGVAQEVDRENNESLPNPIQAAAASALAFSVGAMVPLLAASFIKGYRVRIGVVVAAVSVALAVFGCLGAVLGRAPVVRSAARVLVGGWFAMAITFGLTKLIGSRGLSN